The Gammaproteobacteria bacterium genome contains a region encoding:
- a CDS encoding aminotransferase class I/II-fold pyridoxal phosphate-dependent enzyme, producing MSQKHQFSRRTFLRGAGATAVLGAVGARPGGIGGAADLMASTSRQSFDFDEIYDRRGTDCTKWDRAIAAFGEDIEVGMGIADMDFRAAPCITEALAKRCDHENWGYLARPASYTQAIADWNHRRYGLEVDPSTIELTTGVHPGLIAALHAFSPPGSRVLMNTPTYNGFYSDLRFTRTIAEDSEMFVVNGRYEVDWDDFERRATRVNTFLLCNPQNPTGNCWSEEDLLRMGEICLRNRVIVLADEIHCDFVTADNKYTPFASLPDKEIVDNSLTFKAASKTFSLAAMKAAWYFSTNRNLMARARAFTRADLSTLGMEANRAALTDGDEWLDQLLVYLDGNHDLAESYLKNVPGVNYTKAQGTYLAWLDVNGLMDKVGAREKAAEENETSESVVTPEQIMQRWFAENARIYLNPGHSYGTGGSGRMRMNLATSRVLVKKALDNLGEAVANA from the coding sequence ATGTCGCAGAAGCATCAGTTCAGCCGCAGAACCTTTTTGAGAGGCGCCGGAGCGACGGCGGTTCTCGGCGCGGTGGGGGCCCGGCCGGGCGGCATCGGGGGGGCCGCCGATCTCATGGCCTCGACATCCCGGCAGAGCTTCGACTTCGATGAGATCTACGACCGCCGCGGCACCGACTGTACCAAGTGGGACCGGGCCATCGCGGCCTTCGGCGAGGACATCGAGGTCGGGATGGGCATCGCGGACATGGACTTCCGCGCCGCCCCCTGCATCACCGAGGCACTCGCCAAGCGCTGCGACCATGAGAACTGGGGCTATCTGGCCCGGCCCGCCTCCTACACGCAGGCCATCGCCGACTGGAACCACAGGCGCTACGGTCTCGAGGTCGACCCCTCCACCATCGAGCTGACCACGGGCGTGCACCCCGGGCTCATCGCAGCCCTGCACGCCTTCTCGCCCCCGGGGTCGCGGGTGCTCATGAACACCCCCACCTACAACGGTTTCTACAGCGACCTGCGCTTCACCCGCACGATCGCCGAAGACAGCGAGATGTTCGTGGTGAACGGCCGTTACGAGGTCGACTGGGACGACTTCGAGCGGCGCGCCACCCGGGTGAACACCTTCCTGCTGTGCAATCCGCAGAACCCCACCGGCAACTGCTGGTCGGAGGAGGATCTGCTGCGCATGGGGGAGATCTGTCTCCGCAACCGGGTCATCGTGCTCGCCGACGAGATCCACTGCGACTTCGTGACCGCGGACAACAAGTACACGCCCTTCGCGAGCCTGCCCGACAAGGAAATCGTCGACAACAGCCTCACCTTCAAGGCGGCCAGCAAGACCTTCAGCCTCGCCGCGATGAAGGCCGCCTGGTACTTCTCCACCAACCGCAACCTGATGGCGCGCGCCCGCGCCTTCACCCGGGCCGACCTGAGCACGCTGGGAATGGAGGCCAACCGGGCCGCGCTCACCGACGGCGACGAGTGGCTCGACCAGCTCCTGGTCTACCTCGACGGCAACCACGACCTCGCCGAGTCCTACCTGAAGAACGTCCCCGGCGTGAACTACACCAAGGCCCAGGGCACCTACCTGGCCTGGCTGGACGTGAACGGGCTGATGGACAAGGTGGGCGCCCGCGAGAAGGCGGCGGAGGAGAACGAGACCTCCGAGTCCGTGGTCACGCCCGAGCAGATCATGCAGCGCTGGTTCGCCGAGAACGCCCGGATCTATCTGAATCCCGGGCACTCCTACGGCACCGGCGGCAGCGGCCGCATGCGCATGAACCTGGCCACCTCGCGCGTGCTGGTGAAGAAGGCGCTCGACAACCTCGGCGAGGCGGTGGCGAACGCGTAG
- a CDS encoding site-specific integrase: MARTKRSRRSYGAGEWGRNRVRIFPDPKTGNFQIEWRENGRRLTRSLGHRDWARAKRQADEFAAGFVGPDLNGKAEAEPEPLTLERLFDIYVDEVTPTKGWQSRCHDRAAMKMFLGFLGRNRDPATLSRRDWDRFIRARGTGAVGPSGKPVSDRTIEHDLKFLIAVLNWAAKSRDEHGKLLLDSNPLRGLRTPKEKNPTRVLLAQAEYEALLGVSADTDWRFRVALVLAHETGHRIGAIRQLRWSDIDMEMKTVRWRGEHDKSGYEHITPLTDEALAVLEEARRRNSGSGDTPVLPTSTDPSTCVSRWLVRDWWQKAETRAGLEPKRGRGWHSLRRKFASDLMNQPLKVLCELGGWQTAKTVLQCYQKADEAQLRKALAKRQRVGT, translated from the coding sequence ATGGCACGCACGAAACGAAGTCGGCGCTCGTACGGCGCTGGCGAATGGGGCCGCAACCGGGTCCGGATCTTCCCGGACCCGAAGACCGGCAACTTCCAGATTGAGTGGCGCGAGAACGGGCGGAGGCTCACCCGGTCGCTTGGACACCGCGATTGGGCGAGGGCGAAACGGCAGGCGGACGAATTCGCCGCCGGGTTCGTCGGCCCGGACCTGAACGGCAAGGCGGAAGCCGAGCCCGAACCGCTCACCTTGGAAAGGCTTTTTGACATTTACGTCGATGAGGTGACGCCCACCAAGGGTTGGCAGTCGCGGTGCCACGACAGAGCCGCGATGAAGATGTTTCTGGGCTTCCTCGGACGGAACCGAGATCCGGCTACGCTGTCCCGGAGGGACTGGGACCGGTTCATCCGGGCGCGGGGGACGGGCGCAGTCGGACCGAGCGGCAAGCCCGTGTCCGATCGAACGATCGAACATGACCTCAAGTTCCTGATCGCGGTGCTCAACTGGGCCGCGAAATCGAGGGACGAGCACGGAAAACTCCTGCTCGACTCGAATCCCCTGAGAGGCCTCAGGACGCCGAAGGAGAAGAATCCGACCCGGGTGCTTCTGGCACAGGCGGAATACGAAGCCCTGCTCGGGGTGTCGGCGGATACGGACTGGCGCTTCCGCGTAGCCCTCGTCCTCGCACACGAGACGGGACATCGCATCGGGGCTATTCGGCAACTCAGATGGTCCGACATTGACATGGAGATGAAGACCGTCCGGTGGCGGGGCGAGCACGACAAGTCCGGCTACGAGCACATCACGCCGCTGACCGACGAAGCGCTCGCGGTCCTCGAAGAGGCGCGGCGAAGGAACTCCGGCTCGGGAGACACACCTGTGCTACCTACTTCCACGGATCCCTCCACATGCGTCAGCCGTTGGCTGGTCCGTGACTGGTGGCAAAAGGCCGAAACACGTGCGGGGTTGGAGCCGAAGCGTGGCCGGGGCTGGCACTCGCTGAGGCGGAAGTTCGCTTCGGATCTGATGAACCAGCCGCTGAAGGTGCTCTGCGAGCTCGGGGGCTGGCAGACGGCCAAGACGGTGCTCCAGTGCTATCAGAAGGCGGACGAGGCTCAGCTTCGGAAGGCGCTTGCCAAGCGTCAGAGAGTCGGCACCTGA
- a CDS encoding MGMT family protein, translating to MLRLTTAPACEIDTIPSGKVTSYAAVARKIGRNRAALAVGNALHELSSKDPEVPRWRVLRKTRMIPHPHAHSIRPVFPKEWRVILEREGVEFDGDGRIAEKHFCEDW from the coding sequence GTGCTTCGGCTTACGACCGCACCGGCGTGTGAAATCGACACGATTCCAAGCGGCAAGGTCACCAGTTATGCTGCCGTCGCACGCAAGATCGGGCGGAACAGGGCCGCGCTGGCGGTTGGCAATGCGCTTCATGAGTTGTCCTCGAAGGACCCTGAAGTCCCTCGGTGGCGCGTTTTGCGGAAGACGCGGATGATCCCACACCCTCACGCGCATTCCATTCGGCCGGTCTTCCCCAAGGAGTGGCGCGTCATCCTGGAGAGGGAGGGCGTTGAGTTCGACGGCGATGGTCGGATCGCTGAGAAGCACTTCTGCGAGGATTGGTAG
- a CDS encoding transposase, with protein sequence MHKRTVVAFVRTPRPGGERSRRKETRTFKTTMKGLEGLGAWLLSRGVTDAALESTGVYWRPVWAVLEDRFRLLLVNARHVKHVPVRKTDVRDCEWVPQLLECELLRGSFVPPAEIRDPRDLTRLRKTLVRERSSQVNRVGKVLEMTNVKLGSVVSHVIGATGRAILEAMIAGEGDPSAGLAKGSLRASAGSWRKSFSGWFATTTASCFADIWT encoded by the coding sequence GTGCATAAGAGGACGGTGGTGGCGTTCGTACGGACGCCGCGGCCGGGTGGGGAGAGGTCTCGCCGGAAGGAGACGCGGACCTTCAAGACGACGATGAAGGGCTTGGAGGGGCTGGGGGCGTGGCTGCTGTCGCGCGGCGTGACGGACGCGGCATTGGAGTCGACGGGGGTGTACTGGCGTCCGGTGTGGGCCGTGTTGGAGGACCGCTTCCGGTTGCTGCTGGTTAACGCTCGGCACGTCAAGCACGTTCCCGTACGCAAGACGGACGTGAGAGACTGTGAATGGGTTCCCCAGCTTCTGGAGTGTGAGCTGCTCAGGGGAAGCTTCGTGCCCCCCGCGGAGATCCGCGACCCTCGGGACCTGACGCGGCTGCGCAAGACGCTGGTGCGGGAGCGGAGTTCGCAGGTCAACCGGGTGGGCAAGGTCTTGGAAATGACGAACGTCAAGCTGGGCTCCGTGGTGTCGCACGTCATCGGTGCGACCGGGCGGGCGATCCTGGAGGCGATGATCGCGGGCGAGGGCGATCCGTCGGCCGGCCTGGCGAAGGGGAGCCTGCGTGCAAGCGCCGGGAGCTGGCGGAAGTCGTTCTCGGGCTGGTTCGCGACCACCACCGCTTCCTGCTTCGCCGACATCTGGACATGA
- a CDS encoding DNA methyltransferase, with the protein MKVVKATIRPAQNRLPLGSPREVPQPSPSIAAHYELIHGDAFEWLKSAKPKSIHAVVTDPPYGLVEYTSEELKKRRNGKGGVWRQPPSFDGCKRQPVPRFTVLGDKDKEAIRLFFGRFSRLLLPVLVPGAHVFVATNPLLSDFVFGPFLASGFEKRGVLIREVHTLRGGDRPKNAHEEFPDVTVMPKSCFEPWGIFRRPIEGRVQDNLRAWGTGGLRRLSKTEPFRDLIKSCRAPRRERAIAPHPSLKPQAFLRPLVRSSLPLGKGIVLDPFAGSGSTLAAAAAWGIHSVGIEWNPEYHAMGVAAIPKLAALDV; encoded by the coding sequence GTGAAGGTCGTGAAGGCCACCATCCGCCCCGCCCAGAATCGGCTACCGTTGGGCTCACCGAGGGAGGTGCCACAGCCCTCTCCCTCGATTGCTGCTCATTACGAGCTTATCCACGGCGATGCTTTCGAGTGGCTCAAGAGCGCGAAGCCCAAGTCGATTCACGCCGTCGTCACGGACCCACCCTACGGGTTGGTGGAATACACTTCGGAGGAACTGAAGAAGCGCCGGAACGGGAAGGGCGGCGTCTGGAGGCAGCCGCCCTCGTTCGACGGTTGCAAGCGTCAACCCGTACCACGCTTCACGGTCTTGGGCGACAAGGACAAGGAAGCAATCCGGCTGTTCTTTGGGAGATTCTCCCGGTTGCTCCTTCCCGTGCTCGTTCCCGGCGCTCACGTCTTCGTTGCCACGAACCCGCTGCTATCTGATTTCGTTTTTGGTCCGTTCCTGGCTTCCGGTTTCGAGAAGCGGGGAGTGCTGATTCGCGAAGTCCATACGTTGAGGGGTGGGGACCGTCCGAAGAACGCGCACGAGGAGTTTCCGGACGTGACTGTCATGCCGAAATCGTGCTTCGAGCCGTGGGGGATCTTCAGGCGGCCAATAGAGGGGCGGGTTCAGGACAATCTGCGAGCGTGGGGTACCGGGGGCTTGCGAAGACTCTCCAAGACCGAGCCGTTTCGGGACTTGATCAAGTCCTGCCGCGCTCCCCGGCGAGAGCGGGCCATCGCCCCACACCCTTCACTGAAGCCACAGGCCTTCCTTCGCCCACTGGTGAGGTCCAGCTTGCCGCTCGGCAAGGGAATCGTGCTTGATCCGTTTGCGGGGTCTGGATCAACGTTGGCAGCCGCCGCCGCGTGGGGCATCCATAGTGTCGGGATCGAGTGGAATCCCGAGTACCACGCAATGGGCGTCGCAGCGATCCCCAAGCTGGCCGCACTGGATGTCTGA